In Arachis stenosperma cultivar V10309 chromosome 1, arast.V10309.gnm1.PFL2, whole genome shotgun sequence, one DNA window encodes the following:
- the LOC130946244 gene encoding putative BPI/LBP family protein At1g04970 — translation MAPFILLVLVSLLLVPTSSYVQQTKEGFISGVISDKGLDFAKDILIEQGIASIVQLQLPEIEKSVEVPFIGNAKVILSEITIKDIQVNSSSVVSGESGIFLVVSGATADLAMKWRYSCSSWLIPIGISDSGNATVKVKGMQVGLTVDLRNEEGTLKLILLDYGCYVGDLSIKLEGGASWLYQVLVDAFEGNIASAVEDGISDKVSEGIGKLDTLLQSLPKQISVDNFAELNVSFVGNPVLSSTSIAIAINGLFTERNVVLVPQRYRKRLQVSSACGGLPKMIKVSIHENVFRSASLVYFREGSMQMIIDELPNQAILNTAEWRFIVPQLYKKYPNDDMQLNISASSPPVILVDYQDIRASVLVDITIDVLEAGEVIPVACISVDISASCSVDIIRNKINGRLKLEEFSAYLKWSKIGKLHISLIQSLISTALKTVVIPYLNLELKKGLALPTIDGFAFQNANILYLPPWIAVCTDVSYLEDYYLTQHSAHVS, via the exons ATGGCACCCTTTATTCTTTTGGTGCTTGTATCCCTTCTATTAGTTCCAACAAGTTCTTATGTTCAACAAACTAAAGAGGGTTTCATCTCTGGAGTTATATCTGACAAGGGTCTTGATTTTGCAAAGGATATACTAATAGAACAAGGTATTGCCTCCATTGTTCAGCTTCAGCTGCCAGAGATTGAGAAATCTGTTGAAGTCCCTTTCATTGGAAATGCTAAAGTGATTCTTTCTGAGATCACGATCAAGGATATTCAAGTAAATTCATCTTCTGTTGTGAGTGGAGAGAGTGGAATCTTTCTAGTTGTTTCTGGTGCCACTGCGGATTTGGCTATGAAGTGGAGGTATTCATGTAGCAGTTGGTTAATCCCAATTGGGATTTCGGATAGTGGGAATGCAACTGTGAAG GTTAAAGGTATGCAAGTGGGGCTTACAGTAGATTTAAGGAATGAAGAAGGAACTCTTAAGTTGATTCTCTTAGATTATGGATGTTATGTTGGAGATTTGTCTATAAAGTTGGAAGGTGGAGCATCTTGGCTGTACCAAGT CTTAGTGGATGCTTTTGAAGGGAACATAGCATCTGCAGTTGAAGATGGCATTTCAGATAAAGTAAGTGAAGGCATAGGGAAGCTTGACACTTTATTGCAGTCTCTTCCAAAGCAAATCTCTGTGGACAACTTTGCAGAGCTAAATGTTTCTTTCGTTGGCAATCCTGTCCTGAGTAGTACTTCAATTGCAATTGCAATTAACGGCTTATTCACAGAGAGAAATGTCGTTTTAGTACCTCAACGTTACCGAAAAAGATTACAGGTTTCTTCTGCATGTGGTGGTTTACCAAAGATGATAAAGGTTTCAATCCATGAAAATGTGTTCAGATCTGCTTCTCTAGTTTACTTCAGG GAAGGTAGTATGCAAATGATTATTGATGAACTACCTAATCAGGCCATTTTGAACACTGCTGAATGGAGATTCATAGTTCCTCAACTATACAAAAAGTATCCGAACGACGACATGCAGCTTAATATATCTGCATCTTCTCCACCAGTGATACTAGTGGATTACCAAGATATTCGTGCATCTGTTTTAGTAGACATAACGATTGATGTTCTTGAAGCTGGTGAAGTCATACCTGTTGCCTGCATCTCAGTG GATATTAGTGCTTCGTGTTCTGTGGACATTATACGAAACAAAATCAATGGTAGGCTCAAATTGGAAGAGTTTTCTGCATACCTGAAATGGAGCAAAATAGGAAAATTGCACATAAGTCTGATTCAG TCATTAATATCAACGGCTCTGAAAACCGTTGTCATACCGTACCTTAACTTGGAACTGAAGAAAGGATTAGCACTGCCAACCATTGATGGTTTTGCCTTTCAGAATGCAAATATCTTGTACCTTCCTCCATGGATTGCAGTGTGTACTGATGTTTCTTACTTAGAAGACTACTATCTCACTCAGCATTCAGCTCATGTATCATAA